A single Lolium perenne isolate Kyuss_39 chromosome 6, Kyuss_2.0, whole genome shotgun sequence DNA region contains:
- the LOC127305702 gene encoding uncharacterized protein isoform X1 has product MHNINKFKCSYVCSFITTNMLIHLFSAHMQIHHFHTRKRLLRKHTQKNMLNNIRVVYLVSRLQSRKQIMKTPLRPIKVVMYHRSHIINLLIRSKRRKSSSNQTNDDLVICEAM; this is encoded by the exons ATGCATAACATAAACAAATTCAAGTGTTCTTATGTTTGCAGTTTCATAACCACAAACATGCTAATTCATTTGTTTTCGGCACATATGCAAATTCATCATTTCCACACGAGGAAGAGATTACTAAG GAAGCACACACAAAAAAATATGCTAAACAATATCAGAGTTGTGTACCTTGTGAGCAGGTTACAAAGCAG AAAGCAAATTATGAAAACTCCACTGAGGCCGATCAAGGTTGTGATGTATCATCGTTCCCATATAATCAACCTACTAATAAG ATCAAAAAGAAGAAAATCGAGCTCAAACCAGACAAATGATGACCTG GTTATATGTGAAGCTATGTAG
- the LOC127305702 gene encoding uncharacterized protein isoform X2 — MLIHLFSAHMQIHHFHTRKRLLRKHTQKNMLNNIRVVYLVSRLQSRKQIMKTPLRPIKVVMYHRSHIINLLIRSKRRKSSSNQTNDDLVICEAM; from the exons ATGCTAATTCATTTGTTTTCGGCACATATGCAAATTCATCATTTCCACACGAGGAAGAGATTACTAAG GAAGCACACACAAAAAAATATGCTAAACAATATCAGAGTTGTGTACCTTGTGAGCAGGTTACAAAGCAG AAAGCAAATTATGAAAACTCCACTGAGGCCGATCAAGGTTGTGATGTATCATCGTTCCCATATAATCAACCTACTAATAAG ATCAAAAAGAAGAAAATCGAGCTCAAACCAGACAAATGATGACCTG GTTATATGTGAAGCTATGTAG